One region of Bosea sp. 29B genomic DNA includes:
- a CDS encoding ABC transporter ATP-binding protein, which translates to MADPVLSIEGLKLALPVMADRPYAVEDATLRIAAGETLCVVGESGSGKSMIAHAVMGLLPKAVKPVAGAIKLAGRDLLALSEDAMQDVRGREVGMIFQEPMTSLNPVMRVADQIVETFEAHKLLSKPERYARAVALLTEVGLPEPERLARAYPHELSGGQRQRVMIAMALALEPKLLIADEPTTALDVTTQAQILKLIDNLRHKHGTAVLFITHDMGVVAEIADRIAVLEKGVLVEEGTVDQVLGSPVHPYTQKLLAAVPSLTPPERPPLPESKPVLTVEKLGKVYRKRAFFRPGREVRAADDVSFTLARGETLGLVGESGSGKSTVGRCCLRLIEPDSGRITLGDLIITDLSVAALRPHRKRIQMVFQDPFASLNPRQTVGRIISDGPVAHGVSRKDALARARELLELVGLSANAIDRYPHEFSGGQRQRIGIARALALEPDVLVADEAVSALDVSVQAQILKLIKDIQQRLGLAILFVTHDLRVAAQICDKIAVMQRGRIVESGPTAALFAAPQHDYTRQLLAAVPGGERFGR; encoded by the coding sequence ATGGCCGACCCCGTTCTCTCGATCGAAGGGCTGAAGCTCGCTCTGCCTGTCATGGCCGACCGCCCCTATGCGGTCGAGGATGCGACGCTTCGCATCGCCGCCGGCGAGACGCTCTGCGTCGTCGGCGAGTCCGGCTCCGGCAAGTCGATGATCGCCCATGCCGTGATGGGGCTCTTGCCCAAGGCGGTGAAGCCGGTCGCGGGTGCGATCAAGCTCGCTGGCCGCGACCTGCTGGCGCTGTCGGAAGACGCGATGCAGGACGTGCGCGGCCGTGAGGTCGGCATGATCTTCCAGGAGCCGATGACCTCGCTCAACCCGGTCATGCGCGTCGCCGACCAGATCGTCGAGACCTTCGAAGCGCATAAGCTGCTGAGCAAGCCGGAGCGCTATGCGAGAGCCGTCGCGCTGCTGACCGAGGTTGGTCTGCCCGAGCCCGAGCGACTGGCGCGCGCCTATCCGCACGAGCTCTCCGGCGGTCAGCGCCAGCGCGTGATGATCGCGATGGCGCTCGCGCTCGAACCCAAGCTGCTGATCGCCGACGAGCCGACCACCGCGCTCGACGTCACCACGCAGGCGCAGATCCTCAAGCTGATCGACAATCTCCGCCACAAGCACGGCACCGCGGTGCTGTTCATCACCCACGACATGGGCGTCGTCGCAGAGATCGCCGACCGCATCGCCGTACTGGAGAAGGGCGTGCTGGTCGAGGAGGGCACCGTCGATCAGGTGCTGGGCTCGCCTGTTCATCCCTATACGCAGAAGCTGCTCGCCGCCGTCCCTTCGTTGACGCCGCCGGAGCGGCCGCCGCTGCCGGAGAGCAAGCCGGTGCTCACTGTCGAAAAGCTCGGCAAGGTCTATCGCAAGCGCGCCTTTTTCCGGCCCGGCCGCGAAGTGAGGGCAGCCGACGATGTCAGCTTCACGCTGGCGCGGGGCGAGACGCTCGGGCTCGTCGGCGAATCCGGTTCGGGCAAGTCGACGGTCGGGCGCTGCTGCCTGCGCCTGATCGAGCCGGATTCCGGCCGCATCACTCTCGGTGATCTCATCATCACCGACCTCAGCGTCGCGGCGCTGCGCCCGCATCGCAAGCGTATCCAGATGGTCTTCCAGGACCCGTTCGCCTCGCTCAATCCGCGCCAGACCGTCGGCCGGATCATCTCGGACGGTCCGGTCGCGCATGGCGTCTCGCGCAAGGACGCGCTGGCGCGGGCTAGGGAATTGCTCGAGCTGGTCGGGCTCTCCGCCAATGCGATCGACCGCTACCCGCACGAGTTCTCCGGCGGCCAGCGCCAGCGCATCGGCATTGCCCGGGCTCTCGCCCTCGAACCCGACGTGCTCGTCGCGGACGAGGCGGTCTCGGCGCTCGACGTCTCCGTGCAGGCGCAGATCCTCAAGCTGATCAAGGACATTCAGCAGCGGCTCGGTCTCGCCATCCTGTTCGTCACCCACGACCTGCGCGTCGCCGCCCAGATCTGCGACAAGATCGCGGTGATGCAGCGCGGTCGGATCGTCGAGAGCGGTCCGACCGCCGCGCTCTTCGCCGCTCCCCAGCACGACTACACCCGCCAATTGCTCGCCGCCGTCCCGGGTGGGGAGCGGTTCGGGCGGTGA